A stretch of Streptomyces vietnamensis DNA encodes these proteins:
- a CDS encoding MFS transporter: MTSAASESGTTPGRARSRLVVPVLAFCGMLVAIMQTLVVPLLPHIPELTGASAGAAGWLVTVTLLTGAVFTPVLGRVGDMYGKRRVLLASLGVLTAGSVLCAVSSDIGVLITGRALQGTALAVIPLGISIIRDELPAERVLPSIALMSSTLGIGAAIGLPLAAVVTENFDWHTMFWASAALGLLDFLLVLGIVPESDVRSRGRFDVPGTLGLSVLLTGVLLAITQGSGWGWTSAPTLGLLGASVAVGLLWGWYELRTPSPIMDLRVSARPAVLLTNVAALLIGFSFYANSLVTAQLVQEPTSTGYGLGASIVVSGLCLLPGGLAMVALSPLSARISAAYGPRTALAVAAVVMALGYVVRFFTSHSLWLIVAGATVVSCGTAIAYSALPVLVMRAVPVSETASANGLNTLMRSVGQACCSAVVTAVLARATFVADGRTAPTLHAYLLIFLIAGGAALAALAAGLLLPSDRPSRDGSHDGDRPGGTVTVAPPTHAARGNA, translated from the coding sequence ATGACCTCCGCCGCATCCGAATCCGGCACGACTCCCGGACGCGCCCGTTCCCGGCTCGTCGTCCCCGTCCTCGCCTTCTGCGGCATGCTCGTCGCCATCATGCAGACCCTCGTCGTCCCGCTGCTGCCGCACATACCCGAGCTGACGGGGGCGAGCGCGGGCGCCGCAGGCTGGCTCGTGACCGTCACCCTCCTCACCGGCGCGGTGTTCACTCCGGTGCTCGGCCGGGTCGGTGACATGTACGGCAAGCGGCGGGTCCTCCTCGCGTCGCTCGGGGTGCTCACCGCCGGCTCCGTACTCTGCGCGGTCAGCTCCGACATCGGTGTGCTGATCACCGGCCGGGCCCTCCAGGGCACGGCTCTCGCGGTGATCCCGCTCGGCATCAGCATCATCCGCGACGAACTCCCCGCCGAGCGCGTACTGCCGTCGATCGCGCTGATGAGTTCCACCCTCGGCATCGGCGCCGCGATCGGACTGCCCCTGGCCGCCGTCGTGACGGAGAACTTCGACTGGCACACCATGTTCTGGGCATCCGCCGCACTCGGCCTGCTCGACTTCCTGCTCGTGCTGGGGATCGTGCCGGAGTCAGACGTGCGCTCCCGGGGACGCTTCGACGTGCCGGGCACGCTGGGCCTCTCCGTCCTGCTGACCGGTGTGCTCCTGGCGATCACCCAGGGCTCCGGCTGGGGCTGGACCTCCGCGCCGACGCTCGGCCTGCTCGGCGCCTCGGTGGCCGTGGGTCTGCTCTGGGGCTGGTACGAACTGCGCACCCCGTCCCCGATCATGGACCTGAGGGTGTCCGCCCGGCCCGCCGTACTGCTGACCAATGTCGCGGCCCTGCTCATCGGCTTCTCGTTCTACGCCAACTCCCTGGTCACCGCCCAGCTCGTGCAGGAACCTACGAGCACCGGCTACGGCCTCGGCGCCTCCATCGTCGTCAGCGGACTCTGCCTGCTGCCCGGCGGGCTCGCGATGGTGGCCCTCTCCCCTCTCTCCGCGCGGATCTCCGCCGCGTACGGGCCCCGCACCGCGCTCGCCGTCGCGGCCGTCGTCATGGCCCTGGGCTACGTGGTGCGCTTCTTCACCAGCCACAGCCTCTGGCTGATCGTTGCCGGCGCCACCGTGGTCTCCTGTGGCACCGCCATCGCGTACTCCGCGTTGCCCGTCCTCGTCATGCGGGCCGTGCCGGTGAGCGAGACCGCGTCGGCCAACGGGCTCAACACCCTGATGCGTTCCGTCGGACAGGCCTGCTGCAGCGCCGTGGTCACCGCCGTACTGGCCCGTGCGACCTTCGTGGCGGACGGCCGCACCGCACCCACGCTCCACGCCTACCTGCTGATCTTCCTGATCGCCGGCGGAGCGGCCCTCGCCGCCCTCGCCGCCGGCCTCCTCCTGCCGTCCGACCGGCCGAGCCGGGACGGTTCGCACGACGGCGACCGGCCGGGCGGTACGGTCACGGTGGCACCACCCACCCACGCCGCCCGAGGGAACGCATGA
- a CDS encoding TetR/AcrR family transcriptional regulator, whose product MNTADEPASPATADAERTVRREAGESRAGGGPEGSETGRDAIIRAARRAFTLKPYAEVTMRGIAAAAGVSPSLIVKRFGTKEALFNTVVDFRPAAAELFGAPLPGLGRHLVLTMVDLRDRLRGDPLLRVVFSLGFEDERTLLRARFREQITDHLAGVLTGPDARLRAELIAGQLLGLGATLSLHRPDGATAHTTAERLADLYGPGIQRLVDGS is encoded by the coding sequence ATGAACACCGCCGACGAACCCGCCTCCCCGGCCACTGCCGACGCGGAGCGAACCGTCCGCAGGGAAGCCGGGGAATCCCGCGCCGGTGGCGGGCCAGAAGGCTCGGAGACCGGACGCGATGCCATCATCCGCGCCGCGCGGCGGGCGTTCACGCTCAAGCCGTACGCCGAGGTCACCATGCGCGGCATCGCCGCGGCGGCCGGGGTGAGCCCCTCCCTGATCGTCAAACGCTTCGGCACCAAGGAAGCCCTCTTCAACACGGTCGTCGACTTCCGCCCGGCCGCCGCCGAACTCTTCGGCGCTCCGCTTCCCGGCCTCGGCCGGCACCTCGTCCTGACCATGGTCGACCTCCGCGACCGGCTCCGCGGCGACCCGCTCCTGCGCGTGGTCTTCTCCCTCGGTTTCGAGGACGAGCGCACCCTGCTGCGTGCCCGCTTCCGCGAGCAGATCACCGACCACCTCGCCGGTGTCCTCACCGGCCCCGACGCCCGACTGCGCGCCGAACTCATCGCCGGCCAGCTCCTGGGCCTGGGCGCCACCCTGAGCCTCCACCGTCCTGACGGCGCCACCGCCCACACCACCGCCGAACGACTCGCGGACCTCTACGGCCCCGGCATCCAGCGCCTCGTCGACGGGAGCTGA
- a CDS encoding FAD-dependent oxidoreductase → MNNPHAIDVLIIGAGPSGSALAIDLVRRGLDVRIVDRSPHTFDGSRAKGIQPRSLEVLEDLGALDDVLAGGDLYPKLGLHAGPIGVPWKMFPHREATPDVPYPNTWLIPQFRTDRALHARLSELGREVEFGKELTELTQDEDTVVAKVVGADGVEEIVARYAVGADGGSSAVRKQLDIGFAGTTDESDRVLIVDASVSGLARNRWHMWPGLGGKLIAACPLPDSDMFQWMIRLTPDEKPPQEIGAIIDRIHSHTRNRHIQLHEIHWKSVFRPNIRLAEHYGRGRVFLVGDAAHVHTPAGAQGLNTGMQDGYNLGWKLGQVLAGADAALLATYEAERQPIAAGVLGLSTEKWGGIAKLDPSSMKRGKDEQQLALTYYGGPLAPADSSGTGTLHVGDRAPDAHLLGADGAETRLFELFQGPHFTAIAYGPGAARDLELLDWPTTGAQLKRLTVGPAAGDGRSFSDPASTLRSVYGLTGDTLLLIRPDGYIGHIATRDFRTTAQAAVRAMTPQTRSRTMP, encoded by the coding sequence ATGAACAACCCCCACGCCATCGACGTACTGATCATCGGCGCCGGCCCCTCGGGCTCCGCCTTGGCGATCGACCTCGTACGCCGCGGACTCGACGTCCGGATCGTCGACAGGTCCCCCCACACCTTCGACGGCTCACGTGCCAAGGGCATCCAGCCCCGCAGCCTCGAAGTCCTCGAAGACCTCGGCGCTCTCGACGACGTGCTGGCCGGCGGCGACCTCTATCCCAAGCTCGGGCTCCATGCCGGACCCATCGGCGTGCCGTGGAAGATGTTCCCCCACAGGGAGGCGACCCCGGACGTCCCGTACCCGAACACCTGGCTGATCCCGCAGTTCCGCACGGACCGCGCCCTGCACGCCCGGCTCAGCGAGCTCGGCCGCGAGGTCGAGTTCGGCAAGGAACTGACCGAGCTGACGCAGGACGAGGACACGGTGGTCGCCAAGGTGGTGGGCGCGGACGGGGTCGAGGAGATCGTCGCCCGCTATGCCGTGGGGGCCGACGGCGGCTCCAGCGCGGTGCGCAAGCAGCTCGACATCGGTTTCGCCGGGACGACGGACGAGTCCGACCGCGTGCTGATCGTGGATGCCTCCGTCAGCGGCCTGGCCCGCAACCGGTGGCACATGTGGCCCGGCCTCGGCGGAAAGCTCATTGCCGCCTGCCCGCTCCCCGACAGCGACATGTTCCAGTGGATGATCCGGCTCACACCCGACGAGAAGCCGCCCCAGGAGATCGGCGCCATCATCGACCGGATCCACTCCCACACCCGCAACCGGCACATCCAGCTGCACGAGATCCACTGGAAGTCCGTGTTCCGGCCCAACATCCGTCTTGCGGAGCACTACGGCCGCGGACGGGTCTTCCTCGTCGGCGACGCGGCGCACGTCCACACCCCGGCCGGTGCCCAGGGCCTGAACACCGGTATGCAGGACGGCTACAACCTCGGCTGGAAGCTCGGCCAGGTCCTCGCCGGCGCCGACGCGGCCCTGCTTGCCACCTACGAGGCCGAGCGGCAGCCGATCGCCGCCGGGGTCCTTGGACTGTCCACGGAGAAGTGGGGCGGCATCGCCAAGCTCGACCCCTCCAGCATGAAGCGCGGCAAGGACGAGCAGCAGCTCGCCCTGACCTACTACGGCGGCCCGCTCGCCCCCGCCGACAGTAGCGGCACCGGCACGCTGCACGTGGGCGACCGTGCCCCGGACGCCCACCTGCTCGGCGCCGACGGCGCCGAGACCCGCCTGTTCGAGCTCTTCCAAGGACCGCATTTCACCGCCATCGCCTACGGCCCCGGCGCCGCCCGGGACCTCGAACTCCTCGACTGGCCGACGACGGGCGCCCAGCTGAAGCGGCTGACCGTCGGACCGGCCGCGGGCGACGGCCGCTCCTTCTCCGACCCCGCCAGCACGCTGCGCAGTGTCTACGGCCTGACCGGCGACACGCTGCTGCTGATCCGTCCCGACGGCTACATCGGGCACATCGCCACCCGGGACTTCCGCACCACCGCACAAGCCGCCGTGCGGGCGATGACGCCGCAGACAAGGAGCCGAACCATGCCCTAG
- a CDS encoding TetR/AcrR family transcriptional regulator has protein sequence MPLERIVSTALQIVDDEGADALSMRTLAQRLGSGTATLYRHFDNRTALVAHVVDRMFGAVELNGDELLAMGWQQALRTVAHTMFDALARHRNAARLMVEEIPLGPNAMALREHCVAALLDSGFPPRLAAHAFATLARYVLGFAIQVNGHGGGQLADAQLSAVFQNVDPALFPATATVAGSMPVPIEDEFSFGLELLLSGLAHLHDDV, from the coding sequence GTGCCGCTGGAGCGCATCGTCTCCACCGCCCTGCAGATCGTGGACGACGAGGGGGCCGACGCTCTCTCGATGCGGACGCTGGCCCAGCGCCTGGGCTCGGGCACGGCGACCCTGTACCGGCATTTCGACAACCGGACAGCGCTGGTCGCCCATGTCGTGGACCGCATGTTCGGCGCCGTGGAACTGAATGGCGACGAACTCCTCGCGATGGGCTGGCAGCAAGCGCTGCGGACGGTCGCGCACACCATGTTCGACGCCCTGGCCCGGCACCGGAACGCGGCGCGCCTGATGGTCGAAGAGATACCCCTGGGGCCGAACGCCATGGCGCTGCGGGAGCACTGTGTCGCGGCGCTGCTCGACAGCGGCTTCCCGCCGCGACTGGCCGCGCACGCCTTCGCCACCCTCGCCCGCTACGTCCTCGGATTCGCCATACAGGTCAACGGTCATGGCGGCGGGCAACTCGCGGACGCACAACTGTCCGCCGTCTTCCAGAACGTCGATCCAGCCTTGTTCCCGGCAACGGCCACCGTCGCCGGGTCGATGCCCGTTCCGATCGAGGACGAGTTCTCCTTCGGACTCGAACTCCTTCTCAGCGGGCTTGCCCACCTGCACGACGACGTCTGA
- a CDS encoding group II truncated hemoglobin produces MSAEHTNTLYEAVGGADALRRLSETFYEGVLADPLLAPVFADFTATHVEHVAVWLAEVFSGPAEFTAEHGGHQALLRAHLGLGITEEQRLRWMELMTAAVEKELPDDALLRRRVVEYFDWGTRIAKDVSASAPGTDLGNPGPTPRWGWDGLA; encoded by the coding sequence ATGAGCGCCGAACACACCAACACCCTGTACGAGGCCGTGGGAGGTGCCGACGCGCTGCGCCGGCTCTCCGAGACGTTCTACGAGGGGGTCCTGGCCGACCCTCTCCTCGCACCCGTCTTCGCCGACTTCACCGCCACCCATGTGGAGCACGTGGCCGTGTGGCTGGCCGAGGTCTTCTCGGGGCCTGCCGAGTTCACGGCGGAGCACGGCGGGCACCAGGCCCTGCTCCGCGCCCATCTCGGGCTCGGCATCACGGAGGAACAGCGACTGCGCTGGATGGAGCTGATGACGGCGGCCGTGGAGAAGGAGCTTCCGGACGACGCCCTGCTGCGCCGCCGGGTGGTGGAGTACTTCGACTGGGGCACGCGGATCGCCAAGGACGTCTCGGCCTCGGCCCCGGGTACGGACCTCGGCAACCCCGGCCCCACTCCGCGCTGGGGCTGGGACGGCCTCGCCTGA
- a CDS encoding FUSC family protein, translating into MGGAFGRWPPPAYRAAARGALRVTITATAGFYVFLYGFDSAVGATYALFGAIAMAGLSRLPGSGRRRATLLLGLVPVCWVLITLGTYLSVRTWSAVVGMLVVGFVLAFMAVGGPRFAGAATGLQLMYILPSFPPYDPGSLGERLAGASFGLVLLIIAEMTLLPEPAALPYRERAARAADGAARCADRLRSAPYTLPEDALSAARALSEGLRSSRVPEAERPAGAGVRQRALAHTGLATRTLLGRLAVLPPPPRDAVPPRRSGAGGAGGAGGAGGAGAEPDTPAGGPARKGRAEAAEVPETEDPDPLRVVADVARETAARLRGAIPDGRAHARLWRIRQALTAAEDAPPAVLRRNAALLEVTDAALAMSTAADIAVRGRAADAPAPGRFWYARMRAPRLWWRRLSGHVGGRSVFFQNAVRISLALAAARLIAGVDTLPHGFWVLLATLTLTRTTVRETRTTMRRALTGTLVGALVAAALLALVGTDIEVCAVALPPLMLVTFTLGPVKGVGWAQALFTVVVALVFAQLAPATWQLAEFRLLDVLTGSAIGAVFGLLAWPRGAHDELRRSAAVLLRITAEIVVATTAQIAAGGWRVPVVTAPGHRSLQHALVMAESAYAQYQGEPEGPVSPPAGQDWQAALIAGHHTLWGADRLLVPPEPVVVPPLGREAAESVVRAGDRVAAAMLLTSARMDPTGDMVETPVPLHTPTASAAIADDPPGAPRVYYATVSWLASLKTDLVRLTGDTGRGGPVRPGRAQEVSRRIRRP; encoded by the coding sequence ATGGGTGGCGCGTTCGGGCGATGGCCGCCGCCCGCCTACCGGGCGGCGGCACGCGGGGCTCTGCGCGTCACGATCACCGCCACGGCCGGGTTCTATGTGTTCCTCTACGGCTTCGACTCGGCGGTCGGCGCGACGTACGCGCTGTTCGGCGCGATCGCCATGGCCGGACTGTCGCGTCTCCCGGGCTCCGGGCGCCGACGGGCCACGCTGCTGCTGGGCCTGGTGCCGGTCTGCTGGGTGTTGATCACGCTCGGCACGTACCTGTCCGTGCGGACGTGGAGCGCCGTGGTCGGCATGCTGGTCGTCGGGTTCGTGCTGGCGTTCATGGCTGTCGGCGGACCACGGTTCGCGGGCGCGGCCACGGGCCTGCAACTGATGTACATCCTGCCGTCGTTCCCGCCCTACGACCCCGGTTCGCTGGGCGAGCGCCTGGCGGGGGCGAGCTTCGGGCTCGTCCTGCTGATCATCGCGGAGATGACGCTGCTGCCCGAGCCGGCGGCCCTGCCCTACCGGGAAAGGGCTGCCCGGGCCGCCGACGGTGCGGCGCGCTGCGCGGACCGGCTGCGTTCCGCCCCGTACACACTGCCGGAGGACGCGCTGAGCGCCGCCCGGGCCTTGAGCGAGGGGCTTCGTTCCTCCCGTGTCCCGGAGGCGGAACGGCCTGCCGGAGCGGGTGTGCGGCAGAGGGCACTGGCCCACACGGGCCTGGCGACGCGCACCCTGCTCGGCCGGCTGGCGGTGCTGCCGCCGCCTCCCCGGGATGCGGTTCCGCCCAGAAGATCCGGAGCCGGGGGGGCCGGGGGAGCCGGGGGAGCCGGGGGAGCCGGAGCGGAGCCGGACACGCCGGCGGGAGGACCGGCCCGGAAAGGCCGGGCCGAGGCGGCCGAGGTGCCGGAGACAGAGGACCCGGACCCACTGCGGGTGGTCGCGGACGTGGCGAGGGAGACCGCCGCCCGGCTGCGGGGCGCAATCCCCGACGGTCGGGCGCATGCCCGCCTGTGGCGGATCCGTCAGGCACTGACGGCAGCAGAGGACGCGCCTCCCGCTGTGCTGCGCCGCAATGCGGCGCTCCTGGAGGTGACGGACGCGGCGCTCGCGATGTCCACCGCGGCCGACATCGCCGTACGGGGCCGGGCGGCCGACGCACCGGCGCCGGGCCGGTTCTGGTACGCGCGGATGCGGGCGCCACGGTTGTGGTGGCGGCGCCTTTCGGGCCACGTCGGCGGCCGGTCGGTTTTCTTCCAGAACGCCGTACGGATCAGTCTGGCCCTGGCGGCGGCCCGGCTGATCGCGGGCGTCGACACGCTCCCGCACGGCTTCTGGGTGCTGCTCGCCACCCTGACGCTGACGCGCACGACGGTACGGGAGACCCGGACGACCATGCGGAGGGCGCTGACCGGCACGCTCGTCGGCGCGCTGGTCGCGGCGGCGTTGCTGGCGCTGGTCGGTACCGACATCGAGGTCTGTGCGGTGGCGCTGCCGCCGCTGATGCTGGTCACCTTCACGCTGGGGCCGGTGAAAGGCGTCGGCTGGGCGCAGGCGCTGTTCACGGTGGTGGTCGCCCTGGTCTTCGCGCAGCTGGCGCCGGCCACCTGGCAGCTCGCCGAGTTCCGGTTGCTCGACGTGCTGACCGGCAGTGCGATCGGTGCGGTGTTCGGACTGCTGGCCTGGCCGCGGGGCGCCCATGACGAGTTGCGGCGGTCGGCCGCGGTGCTGCTGCGGATCACCGCGGAGATCGTCGTGGCCACGACGGCGCAGATCGCGGCGGGCGGGTGGCGCGTGCCGGTGGTCACCGCGCCGGGCCACCGGTCGTTGCAGCATGCCCTGGTCATGGCGGAGTCGGCGTACGCGCAGTACCAGGGCGAACCCGAGGGGCCCGTTTCGCCGCCGGCCGGTCAGGACTGGCAGGCCGCACTGATCGCCGGGCACCACACACTGTGGGGCGCCGACCGGCTGCTCGTACCTCCCGAGCCGGTCGTGGTTCCGCCGCTGGGGAGAGAAGCCGCGGAGTCCGTCGTCCGTGCGGGCGACCGGGTCGCGGCGGCCATGCTGCTGACCTCCGCCCGGATGGACCCCACGGGGGACATGGTGGAAACGCCGGTACCACTCCACACCCCGACGGCCTCCGCCGCCATCGCCGATGACCCGCCCGGCGCACCGCGCGTGTACTACGCGACGGTCTCCTGGCTGGCCTCACTGAAAACGGACCTGGTACGGCTCACAGGCGACACCGGCAGAGGAGGCCCGGTTCGGCCGGGCCGCGCCCAGGAGGTGTCGCGGCGGATTCGCCGCCCCTGA
- a CDS encoding helix-turn-helix domain-containing protein, giving the protein MLSTEEVLRITVAALMSRAGEKQGDLAAALGLSQAQVSRKQSGGAHWSLEDVDLLAAHYRLAALDLLAGPTHAIGVLHGAAPSLTPGTLTVPPVPPEPPAPEPTAAPAAVPSVQPSAAAVQLCVLCGQPTQHELEGFPQHLTAEDCAAAVAAASAPPASAPLPAAEETPAPALAAQPPTVAVTPAAPVAAAEPAVPATQAEPATQAEPAEQATPTEQAEPAEQATPTEQAASAVPETAEPRRNAPGYASGTLVEQIAGRVHEVLAACSGDMEAAQAELIKMAIPDVMTLLKASRVGGRYEHSEFPPTQEILRKKSQKGADEIWEGRPKWRNPELFAAAKRGEEIEVTALDMNAAYLSALKCWLPIGRLVEDTSGIHDPKKAGVHLITPAAWDHTDLPNPLGNRMEPGELWVGESTLRLLLDCARQGLADAPVIHRSLVSGASEALLEKLRRALAESRRTALAEGDELTVAYVKAMYSKFVSTIGESSANRELRRPDWMHIIRAKAFANLWMKADKARKAGLQVVEISGTDELHVVGDWRPVFPEGRDLNQVKEKATYILGGKR; this is encoded by the coding sequence GTGTTGAGTACGGAAGAGGTCCTCAGGATCACGGTGGCTGCGCTCATGTCACGGGCGGGCGAGAAGCAGGGCGACCTGGCTGCCGCGCTCGGGCTGTCCCAGGCCCAGGTCTCCCGCAAGCAGTCCGGCGGCGCCCACTGGTCGCTGGAGGACGTAGACCTGCTCGCCGCGCACTACCGCCTGGCCGCGCTCGACCTGTTGGCCGGTCCGACGCACGCCATCGGGGTCCTGCACGGCGCCGCCCCGAGCCTCACGCCCGGCACGCTCACCGTTCCCCCGGTACCTCCGGAACCCCCGGCCCCCGAACCGACGGCCGCCCCTGCCGCCGTGCCGTCGGTCCAGCCATCCGCAGCCGCGGTGCAACTGTGCGTGTTGTGCGGGCAGCCGACACAGCACGAACTGGAGGGCTTCCCGCAACACTTGACCGCGGAGGACTGCGCGGCGGCCGTTGCCGCGGCGAGCGCGCCGCCGGCCTCCGCCCCGCTCCCGGCCGCCGAGGAGACACCCGCCCCGGCTCTCGCGGCCCAGCCGCCGACGGTTGCCGTCACTCCGGCCGCTCCGGTCGCTGCGGCTGAGCCCGCCGTACCGGCCACCCAGGCCGAGCCCGCCACCCAGGCCGAGCCCGCCGAACAGGCCACGCCCACCGAACAGGCCGAGCCCGCCGAACAGGCCACGCCCACCGAACAGGCCGCGTCCGCCGTACCAGAGACGGCCGAGCCCCGGCGGAACGCACCCGGATACGCCTCCGGGACGCTGGTGGAGCAGATCGCCGGCCGTGTGCACGAGGTGCTGGCGGCGTGCTCCGGCGACATGGAGGCGGCGCAGGCCGAGCTGATCAAGATGGCCATTCCCGATGTGATGACGCTCCTGAAGGCGTCCCGGGTGGGCGGCCGTTACGAGCATTCGGAATTCCCGCCGACGCAGGAGATCCTCCGGAAGAAGTCCCAGAAAGGCGCGGACGAAATCTGGGAAGGCCGCCCCAAGTGGCGGAACCCCGAGCTTTTCGCGGCGGCGAAGCGAGGCGAGGAGATCGAGGTGACCGCCCTCGACATGAACGCCGCCTACCTGTCCGCGCTCAAGTGCTGGCTCCCGATCGGCCGGCTCGTCGAGGACACCAGTGGCATCCACGACCCGAAGAAGGCCGGCGTCCACCTCATCACCCCCGCCGCCTGGGACCACACCGACCTGCCCAACCCCCTGGGCAACCGCATGGAGCCGGGGGAGCTGTGGGTCGGCGAGTCCACACTGCGCCTGCTCCTCGACTGCGCCCGGCAGGGCCTCGCGGACGCCCCGGTGATCCACCGCTCCCTCGTCTCCGGCGCCTCCGAGGCCCTGCTCGAAAAGCTCCGCCGCGCACTGGCCGAATCCCGGAGAACCGCCCTCGCCGAGGGCGACGAACTGACCGTGGCGTACGTGAAGGCCATGTACTCCAAATTCGTCTCCACCATCGGCGAGTCCAGCGCGAACCGCGAACTGCGCCGCCCGGACTGGATGCACATCATCCGGGCCAAGGCGTTCGCCAACCTGTGGATGAAGGCCGACAAGGCGCGCAAGGCCGGGCTTCAGGTCGTGGAGATCTCCGGCACCGACGAACTTCACGTCGTGGGAGACTGGCGCCCGGTGTTCCCCGAAGGCCGGGACCTGAACCAGGTCAAGGAAAAGGCCACCTACATCCTGGGAGGTAAGCGCTGA
- a CDS encoding maleylpyruvate isomerase N-terminal domain-containing protein — MDDFSRSWTALREAVAGLADEDFARPSGCTGWLVRDLVCHLVIDAQDVLITLATPAGTPPTRDAASYWEVADAPPTGDDPLDALTVRLAAAYEDPGLLKFHLDDVGSAAGRAAVLADPGLAVGTRGEVLTVGDYLSAYVLEWTLHHLDLVAQLQRAPRPPAESLGAARELLERIAGAPFPAELSDTDALLVGTGRRMPSTTERAALSRTGVRFPLSLG, encoded by the coding sequence GTGGACGACTTCTCACGCTCGTGGACCGCACTGCGCGAGGCCGTCGCCGGTCTCGCCGACGAGGACTTCGCCCGGCCGTCGGGCTGCACCGGCTGGCTCGTACGCGACCTGGTGTGTCACCTCGTCATCGATGCCCAGGACGTCCTGATCACCCTCGCGACGCCCGCCGGCACACCGCCGACGCGCGACGCCGCGAGCTACTGGGAGGTCGCCGACGCGCCGCCGACCGGCGACGATCCGCTCGACGCGCTGACCGTACGGCTCGCCGCCGCGTACGAGGACCCGGGGCTGCTGAAGTTCCACCTCGACGACGTCGGCTCCGCCGCCGGGCGCGCCGCCGTGCTCGCCGACCCCGGCCTCGCGGTCGGAACGCGCGGCGAGGTGCTCACCGTCGGCGATTACCTCTCCGCGTACGTCCTGGAGTGGACCCTGCACCACTTGGACCTCGTGGCGCAGCTGCAGCGGGCGCCACGACCGCCCGCGGAGAGCCTGGGCGCCGCACGTGAACTCCTCGAGCGGATCGCCGGCGCGCCCTTCCCGGCCGAGCTGTCCGATACGGACGCGCTGCTGGTAGGAACGGGCCGTCGCATGCCCAGCACCACCGAACGGGCGGCACTGTCCCGGACGGGCGTGCGGTTCCCGCTCTCGCTCGGCTGA